The Vulcanimicrobium alpinum sequence AGCCTCCGGTTCGCCGGCTGCGGCGGCGAGCGCATCGCCTGCGGCGACGGCATCGCCGAGCCCGTCGCCGACGCCGATCGTCGGCGCGCCGGAGACGGCGCCGAACGGCCCGCAGATCCTCGTTCCGCCGCCGCTGCCGACGCCGCGCGCGCCGACGCCGCCGCCGCTTCCGTCGGCCTCACCCTCGCCGAGCGGCTCGCCCGCCGCGCAGGTGATCCAGCAGGTCAGCGCGCCGCCGTCGAGCACGCCCGTCCCCGCGGCGTATCCAAGCGCCGGCCCGATCGTCTCGCCGACGCCGTCCGCATCGCTCAAGCCCGAACCGGGCGAGACGCTGGGGCCCAACGACTACGCGATCCTCGGCGACCACATCGTCGGCACGAACGAGAAGGGCCAGACCTCCGACCTCGACGGCCACGTCACGATCCTCTACCAGCAGGGGATCCTCGGCGGCGACCACGCGCACTACGACGGGACGCGCTACATCGACGTCACGGGGAGCACGTTCGTCAAGAACGCGGGCGGCGACACGGTGCTCTACGCCGACGCGGTGCGGTTCGACTCGCTCGACCAGCACGCGACGCTGATCAACGGCCGCGGCGAGTCGACGCAGGGCGTCGAGCGCGGAAAACTCCACTTCAAGGGCGCGACGATGGTGACGAGCCGCGACGGCAAGACGCACATCGAGCATGCGAATCTCACGACCTGCGAGAACCCGCGCGGAGGGTATCACGTCGAGTCGAAGACGCTCGACGTCTATCCCGGCGACAAGGCCGTCGCGAAGTCGGCGGTCCTGTTCCTCGGAGCGCTGGCGATCTTCTATCTTCCCGTCGTCGTCATCTCGCTGCGTCAGGATCAGCAAGGGTCGCGGCGCAATCCGGGGTTCGTCCCGATCGTCGGCTACTCGCAGGTCGAAGGCTTCTGGATCAAAGCGCGGATCGGGTTCTCGCCGAGCGACTACTACTACGGGTACTACCGCGTCGAGGAGTACACCCGGATCGGCCTGGGGCTCGGGTACGTTGCGACGATCCGGCGTAAAGACGGCCGCCGCCAAACGGACATCAACTTCTTCCGCCAGAACAATCGCCTCCAGGCGAGTCAGAACACGAACCTCTCGCTCGCCGATCAGGAGTCGTTCTCGCGCGCGACGCGCGGGCAGTTCAACTTCAACTATCAGGGCAACTACGGCCCCAACATCTCGCTCCCGGCGCAGTACTCGCTCAACGCGTCGGTCGACCACGGCGACACGCGCGGCGACCGTCAGAACTACACCTTCCAGCGTACGGCGACCGGAGGCGAGTCGTCGACGAACAACTACGGCTTCACCGATCACCTGCAGATCTCGCAATCGCTGCAGAACGACGTCGCATTCTCGTACACGCACAGCAAATCGGCGTTTTTGAACTCGCCGACGAGCCTGAGCGATCTGCTCCACCTGCAGACGCTCACCCATCTCGTCGGCCGCCGCTACGACTACTCGCTGACGTTCGACCGCTACGACTCGGCGACGCCGTCGAGTCTGCAGAAAGAGCCGGAACTCGTCATCCGGCCGCTGAGCAATCTCTTCCCGAAAGAGACGATCGTGCCGGTGCAGGTTCAGTACACGCTGGGCTTCTACAACGATCCGCAAGGCGGGACGTTCCGGCCCGGCTCGACGACGCCGACCGGGATCGAGACGAGCCGCGGCGAGGCGCGCGTGACGCTAGGCCCGGGGCTCGCGCACGTGCTGGGGAGCGACTTCAACGGCACGCTCACCGTGCAGCAAGATTATTACGGCACCGGCGACGCCAAGGCGCAGATCGCGCAGAACGCGACGCTCACGACGCCGCTCTTCAACCACCTAGTCAACACGATCACCTACTCCAACTCGCACGTGAACGGGCCGTTCAGCGAACCGTTCCGCTCGCTCGACGTGCTCAGCAGCGGCGTAAAACAGGCCAGCGACGTGCTGCGCATCTTCAACCGCGACACGTACTCGCTCTCGTTGACGGGGACGACCTTCTTCAACCGGATGGCGCAGGCGGTCGGGTATCAGTTGACGGCGCGTCCCTCGCCGCGCTCGACGGTGCTGCTGGGCGGAAGCTTCAACCCCGGCCCCGGCAACGGCTTCGGCTTCACCAACCTTCAAGTCGCGACGCCGTTCGGGTACAAGAGCGACCTGCAGTTCGCCACCGACATCGACTGGAAAGCGCACGGGCGCCTGGAAAACAAGAACATCTACTACCGGCACATCGTCGGCGACTGCTACGAGATCCGGCTGTCGTACAACCAGAGCATCAAACAGGTCTTCGCGACCGTCACGCTGCTGGCGTTCCCGTCGGAGTCCGCGAACTTCGGGATCGGGCAGACGGCGTCGCTGAGCTCGATCATTCCGGGTAACTTCTCGTCGGCCGGCTTCACCGGCGGCCCGTAGACCCAACCGTTCGCGAGGTGGATCGATGAACACGTACACGCAGCCGTGCGAATACGCGGAATGCAACTGCACCGTCACCGGCGGGGTCGAAGGCGCCGCCTACTGCAGCGACGTCTGCGAACAGCGTGACTCCACGGACGAGCAGATGGAAGTGAGCTGCGAATGCGGCCACCCGCCCTGCGACGCCGAGTAGACTACGGGGTGTTGAAGACCTCGACGCCGGTGATTTGGGCGGAGGGGACGGACGGGATCGGGTTGCCGGCCGGGCGGACGTAGTTGAACGTGTTGATCGTCTGCGTCGTGTCGATCGACGGCGTCGTCCCCGAGCCGACGACGAACAGCGCGTCGGAGACGTTGGAACTGCGGTCGAGGGTGAACAGGTTGAACGTCCACGACGTGCTCGTCGTCGTGTAGACGAACGGGGGACAGCGGCGCAGGCCGTCACCGCCGGGCGCGGGCGTCGGCGTCGTCGACGGTGCTGGCGACGGTGCGACCGTCGGCGCGGGCGTCGCACCGACGACCGGCGGCGGCCGATCGAACAAACAGCGATCGAACCGGAACTCGAAGCCGTACAACGAGAGCGCGCTCTGGAACGTCGGGTTCACCACGACCTGCTGGCCGACGAGATACGGCCGCGTGATCTGCTGAACCGTCTGCCCCGCCTGCGCATTCTGATAGAACTGGAAGAGCGTCGGGGAGTTCGAGACGGTCGTTCCCCCGCCGCTGAACTGAAAACCGAACGTCCAGTCGGTGTAATTGGAGTTCGTCCCTTGCGCGAGCGGAGGACGATTGTTCCCGGTCGTGTTGAAGACGATGAGATAATTGTAGTTCGAGAAGTCAAGCGGGCCAGCCGTCTCGAACCGCACGATGGTCTGGCCGGAGGGCGCGATGCCGCCGCCGCCGGGCTGGTTCAGCCCCGTCACCTGATGACCGCACCCGGACACCGCCATCATCATCACCGCAACCACTACGGCTGCACCTAGCCGACGCACCCTGTTCACCTCCGCGACCGTTCGTTCGACGGCGCTGGGTTTGCTCTGCGCGTTCGCGTTGCATCTCGCCTTCCCGCAAACCGCTTGGTGGTGGATCGCGCCGTTCGCCTTCGCGGGGCTGATCGGTTCGTGGGCCGTGCTCAGCCCGCGGCGGGCTGCGCTCGCCGGATACGCGAGCGGCCTGGTCTTCTTCACGTTCGGCTTTTCGTGGTTCGGTGAAACCGCGGGGGCGCTGCTCGGACCGGCCGCTCCCGTGCTCGATCTCGGCCCCGCGCTGGCCGAAGCGCTCGCGTTCGCGTTCGCCGCGGCAGTCACGTCGATCGCCGCACGGCGCTGCGGCGCGTTCGCGTTCGCGATCGCCTCGGCCGCAGCGTTCGCGCTGGCGGAGGCGGCGCGTTCGAGCGGCGTGCTCGGCGTGCCGCTCGAGCAGATCGGCGTCGCGATGATCGATTCTCCGTTGCGCCCGCTCGCGGCATACGCCGGCGTCTACGGGATCACGTTCGCGACGGCGCTGCTCGGCGCGTCGCTGGGCTGGTGGCTGCTCGACGCGCGCGACGCGCGGCGCGCGCGCGCGGCGGCCGCGACGTGGATCGCGGTCGCGGCATGCACGGCGCTCGCATGGACGTTCTGGCCCGCCCGTCACGCTGCGCCGCCGTCGCGGCGCGTCGCGGCAGTGCAAGGCGGGATCGCGCAGACGCTCAAGATGACGCCCGGCGGCCTGCAGGTCGCGATCGAACGTTACACCGCGATGACGCGCGCGCTCGTGCCGCAGCATCCGACGCTGATCTTGTGGCCCGAGACCGTGATCCTCGCGCCGCTCGATTATCCGCGCGCCGACATCCGCGCGCTCGCGCAGCGTTTCGCGGCGCTCGCGCGCGAGACCGGGGCGACGCTCTACGCGGGCTCGCTCGCGCAGACGACCGACGGCGCGGAGAACACGCTCTACATCTTCGATCCGCGCAACCCGCGCGTGCTCGACGACGGCAGCGGCGCGACCGCACGATACGGCAAAGAGCAGCTCGTTCCGTTCGCCGAATACATCCCCGGTCCCGAATGGCTGCGGCGGCTCCCGTTCGCCGATCAGATCGGCGTCTACCGGCCCGCGCACAACGCGTTCCCGACGTACGGCGGCGCGACGCCGTTGATCTGCTGGGAGTCGCTCTTCGGCGACATCGCGCATGCACGGCTGCGCGACGATCCGTCGCTGCTGCTCGTCGCGACCGACGACGCCTGGTTCGGTCGGACGGAGTTTCCGTACGAGCACGCGATGGCCGCGTCGCTGCGCGCGGTCGAGAGCGGGCGCTGGGTGCTGCGCGCCGGCGCGACCGGGATCAGCGGGATCGTCGCGCCGGACGGCAGTTGGACCCGGCGCACCGCGCTCGGCGGCGCCGCGACCGTCGTCGGCGAGGTCGGCCCGCCGGTCGACGTCCCCTACGCGCAGCTCGGCCCCGGCGCGATCGCCTTGGCGCTCGCCGGCGCGCTCGCGATCGCGCTGTTCGGGAGGCGGCCGCGCGCATGACGCGTTCCTGGCGCGTCGTCGCGGTCGTCGCGGTGCTGGCGATCCTGGGCTGGGTCGGCTTCGAGATCGGTCGCGCCGGCAGCGACATCCAGGTCCTGCGGAGCCCGCAGTCCTCGACGCTGACCACCGGCCGCGTGAGCGGGAAGCGCGTCGACGGCCGGGCGTGGTCGCTCGACTACGACAAGGTGTCGATGAGTCCGGACGGATCGCTGGCGACGATCGCGCACGTGCGCGACGGACGCCTGCACCGCGCCGGGAAGCCCGACGTCACTATGACCGGCGACAACGTCACGGTGAACACGGCGACCAACGACATCACCGTCGGCGGTCCGGTGTCGTTTCGCGAACCCCTCGGCGCGCAGCGCGTCCGAACGTTCCGGACGAACGGGGCGCGCTACATCGGCGGGACGCGGGTGCTCATCCTCGAGCACCCCTCGACGATCACCGACGACGGGGCGACGATCGCGGTCGCGTCGGCAACGATCGATTTCCGGACCGGCGACGTGAAACTGGGACGGATCGAAGGGACGCGACCGGGAAGCGCTCCGTGATGCCGCGTGCCGCCGTCGTGATGCTCGTCTTCGCACTGCGTCCCCGCAACGGCGCCGGCGGCGCAGACGCCGATACCCGCGCCGACCTCCCCGCTCGCGGGACGCGGCTACGTGACGGACTACTCCACCGCGGCGCGCGCGGTCGCGTTCCGCCCCTTCACGCTCCGGGCGCCGATCGGCGACG is a genomic window containing:
- the lnt gene encoding apolipoprotein N-acyltransferase, which translates into the protein MHLAFPQTAWWWIAPFAFAGLIGSWAVLSPRRAALAGYASGLVFFTFGFSWFGETAGALLGPAAPVLDLGPALAEALAFAFAAAVTSIAARRCGAFAFAIASAAAFALAEAARSSGVLGVPLEQIGVAMIDSPLRPLAAYAGVYGITFATALLGASLGWWLLDARDARRARAAAATWIAVAACTALAWTFWPARHAAPPSRRVAAVQGGIAQTLKMTPGGLQVAIERYTAMTRALVPQHPTLILWPETVILAPLDYPRADIRALAQRFAALARETGATLYAGSLAQTTDGAENTLYIFDPRNPRVLDDGSGATARYGKEQLVPFAEYIPGPEWLRRLPFADQIGVYRPAHNAFPTYGGATPLICWESLFGDIAHARLRDDPSLLLVATDDAWFGRTEFPYEHAMAASLRAVESGRWVLRAGATGISGIVAPDGSWTRRTALGGAATVVGEVGPPVDVPYAQLGPGAIALALAGALAIALFGRRPRA
- a CDS encoding LPS export ABC transporter periplasmic protein LptC, whose protein sequence is MTRSWRVVAVVAVLAILGWVGFEIGRAGSDIQVLRSPQSSTLTTGRVSGKRVDGRAWSLDYDKVSMSPDGSLATIAHVRDGRLHRAGKPDVTMTGDNVTVNTATNDITVGGPVSFREPLGAQRVRTFRTNGARYIGGTRVLILEHPSTITDDGATIAVASATIDFRTGDVKLGRIEGTRPGSAP